The nucleotide sequence TTACTGAAAATCCTCATGAGTTTATTTAAACCTGAAGGGACAAATGGGGAAATGGGAATTGTATGGAGACCATTACAGTACGCCGACAGTCACAGAAAACATGTACAATCAACCTTTAAAAACGTTCCTGTCATTTTGGTCCTCATTCTTCTTCTGGAAAAATCTGGACACTTCAACTTCACCACATTTGGGACTCAGGTCCCTCGTTCTACACAGAAACTGTCTACAGATAAGACAGTTGTAAGAAAGTTGTGAATCTGAATTCTATTATGGCGAGACTGGACAGAGGGAGGGTTTGTGTTGCAGTTGTCTGACTCagcacacagtgttttattgaaGAAGTCTCAGGGTAGAGGCACTTGGACACAATCAAATCCTGACCATCAAATGGACTCTTCAGAATTTAAAGATAATTGAGTTTctgtcaaaacaaacattgttcTGTTACAAATACATTGCAGTTATTGTTATGGCAGGTTGGTTCAGTTATTTCTGGTGTGTTGAAGTGACAACTCTTTTTTgagtttgatatttatcattCTGAACATAAGGACTTTATAACACAGTTGGATTTATCCGGACATTTCTTGACAGAGTTCTTGATAATAATGTTCTTGTACCCGTGTTATAGTTGCATGTAGTGTACTGGAAAACAAACGACTGCAAAACTGTAGTCCAACAGAGGAAGTGCTGAAGTATctgtttaaaataaaggaaagcAAGTCATGAAACataattcataaaataaataatactttgCTTACATGTGTTTCCATAAACACCTAGCACCTGCCTTACACAGACAGTGACTTGACATGCAATGTTACTGTCGGAAGTGGTTGCAGTTTGTGAATAAGCTACAAAGACATACAGTGCAGCAGTGTGCATTTACACCCGTTTCCTTATCCTGTGGCattctacaaaaatgtaaagtcAAAAGTTAAAATTAGGAGTTTATTTTGTGCCTCAAACTCAAACGACTTGAGGTTGTCAGATGAGTTTGCTGTCGGGGTCAGTGAATAGCAAGAATTAACACAGCCCTTGTTTTCAGAAGATGGGCACTCAGGTCCTGTGCAAATGAGAGATAAGTTTAACTTCTTCTTTTACAGTTTCCTTGAACTACCATATTTTAACCGAATAACAATCTTTTTTCTGAGCTGAACCAACTAGTTTGatagttttgtttttccaccaagTTGGTTAACTTGGTCCAGTTTGGAAAAAGATCGAAACTTTGGCTGAACAAGACTGCAACTATAGCACCTGGTTTGCACAGCAAAGGAACAATAGTCAACTTGGTAATAGATAAAGAGTACCCCGAACACAAAATGTGGTCATGCTTCCTAAAACAAATAGGTGCCACGTGATAAAGTTACAACTCAAACTCACTTTGCCATATGTGCTGACTGGCCCATCTTTCTATATGTTGTATGTTTTATCTCCCCATGAAGTTTACATCAGACTGCAGATGGGATTTCTCACCTTGCCACATTAGCGCTACTCTATACTTGCTCACATTCACATGAAGCTTTAATCAATCAAAAAGAATGAGTTACGTTAAATACATGACGAAATGTTTCAAAAGAtaaactttttattcatttttgtattaAGAAGAATTTTTGTCCTGTGAATTGGTTTTAGCTTGAGATTGTACTGTACAGACCTGAatgcgttttttttttgtctcttgaaGTACATCTGAAAAAGTGGGAACATCTCTAAGTGGAGGTCTAGACCTTTAACTACCAATATCACTTCGCAACAGTGGGCAGAGCCACTTATCTGTAAAGCCAGTGTGCCCCTAATGACTGACTGACGGCAGCTGTCACTCATTACTACagttagtgctgggcgatattgaaaattatgttatcacgataaaatatttcatatcagtcgatatcaataattatcacaataaatatcaaatcattatttcatttaaatttaattgcagatttttgctcctgagtgaaagttgaagaaaccagacagtttgttagtttgtatctggatttagttttctgatgaacttcttgaatccatcatttctgacggtgcaaACAGGAAAAAGGTCTTtactgtaagatgagatttttgtaaagttttagtttgtagattcttatttttctcagatttacGATATTTCCattatttgatttacatttacaacaaatatatatatatatcaaattttgtaccgtgtatcagtttatagagtattgttttgagttgtgctctccccttttagattactaagggttacaggcagagtgatgtcgattcccacagtgcagtgaatgcatcacggtcgTCCGGTTTTCCGTTATACTACGGTCACTGTGGACATAAAAcatattagaaatgcacagcagaagttgcctctgtgctcttcctttacccgcATCCTGAAAGtacatttaatgaagtgtatgaagttgataattaacgcagagtcgactcagtgtcaggctaacgactctgctttgagctgctaggttttgagttttcttcagtacCACTGTcccttgtttcagctgtgttaacATTCTgttccaaacgtctttaagctccgcctacctctcatcccgtgacatgattggctgttcaatgccgtcttcttcttctgtctaatgttgggtggcattagcgccccccccccctccatttTAGGGTTGCCGGGGGGTGTAgttacatgtttatatatatcgAATTTTTATCGAAAATGTTTTATATCtatatcgagaaaaattatatcgcaATAATTATCGTCATTGAATTATCGCCTAGTACTAACTACAGTGACATGGGATGAAAGGGCCAATGGTTCAGAGAAGATCAAAAGTAGGCCAAGTTATTCAGGCAGAGTTATGATCCTGATGTTAAGATAAGATGGTTATCAAAGCAACAGCCTGTCAAGCATACAAGAAATATTGTGTAAGTGCAATATCTGAAGATGGTGCGACCAAAAGACCCTTTAAAAATGCTAACAGTCAAAGAAAATCTTCACCGTCATCCTCAAAGCATCCTCTTTCAAGAGTGTgacaggagagtgtgtgagtagttattaaaaaacagataacaGGTTTGCCTATTGCCAGAGCTgtcatccagctgaaagtcttgGAGATCATCATAGAGTCTACATATGGTTGCTTGTTAACTGAGAAGGTTAGCCTAATAACCAGAGAACAGGtaacatcattttcattaaTGTTAAATACTAAAACAACAAGAGGCTTAATAAGGGTTGACTTGTATTTGGACAAATACAGTAAGACTTATAATCACCAGTTGGTCAGAGAACTTGAATAAGGTGACAAATTAAATCAATGTTTACTGGGATGACTAATGCAATTGCTGCCATTCATTAAAATGCATAAGGCAAAAAATATGTGGAAAACCACACACTTCTTTGAGATCTGCAGAAGTGAGCTCACACAATCAGAgaatttactttcttttttaaaggaagTCAAACTGTGAACCAGAGTTCACTTTCTGTTCCCTCATCTGTACTGCCACATTTAGCACTATGCTGCTCTGTCAGTCAATATGTGTGAAAGATATTTCACCTCGAGCCTTCAATGCCTCAATGACGCCCACATGCTAACAACACCTCTTCTTACATGACCTTGCCATGGGGTGATGAAAGACTCTTATAGCTTCTGTCTAAATGCACTACAAACACATCAGAGCTGCAACTTTATCAccatctctcctctttttttcctctttgtttttttaccgTAGCTTGCCGGATGCAGGGCTGACACGCATGTCTTAACCAGACTTACTGTTAAGGTCACCTTGTGTCATAGATTTGCCAAAGTCTTGTGAAAGTGCCTTTTGCCTTGGCTTTGtgacatgacaaacaaaaaggattcaATCAATAGAAAGTAACTGCAGGTTACAGAAGCTGTCCCCATTCGTCTCTGTCTAAATTCAATCACACTGTGGATCAACACCAAAGAGAACATTTATCTCTTCAGTCTAGATCTGTCAAATGTCATGGAAATTTGATTTTTGggagtgtttttgtttatttgcactATCACTGTTACCCTGTCCCAATGTAGAGAGACATTCACtttgtggaaaaaaattaaaataaataattcaaaaaatacaaatgtatcATGCATAGTCTAAAGTATGCATTGTAGTTGTCAGACCTCAAATCATATTCTCAAAGACACTGGTTAACATGGAGCTGTCTCGAAAAAGGCCTCTGATATTGCCTGAAATGCAAGGTCTCAATTGTGTACCGCTTCATTacctttactttttttataCCAACTCTTCTCACCGCTCAAACAGTAGCCTACACAGAAGCAAGTGCTGGGCTGCCTCCATAGATGTATCATGGTTGCCATCTGTAGGCTATCCACTATTCTAAAGGAACAAAGGAGAACTAATGTGTGGTCTTTTGTTACATTAAGgcagcaaaaagaaacaaagtagtGTGAGTAGAAGAAATATTAGTTGTAGtttaaaatcagtgtttttctgaCACTTAAGGGACCCATAGCAGGGTGggctgctaatgttagcacagGTTGTATGAAGGTGCTCTGCTTAGTTTTTGGTTGGGAGTTTTTACGTGGTTTTGTTATCAACATCAATAAAAAAGAGCAGTAATTGGTCGCAGCTGGGATTTTTGATGTCTCAGGTAGTATCAGATTGGCACTGTATCAGCCTGAACCATCAGATTTGGTatggaaatgaaaaaagaagtaTCAGATAATCTCTAATTGATAATTTCTTGCGATAGGCATTTTATCATGTTGTACAGAGCCACATGTAAAGACACATGCAGCTGCAAACTTTGCATGACTAACTTGGCCCTGCTAGAGAACAGTGCTGATGGTGTCAAAGTCCTTGCTGATCTGAGAGCTGCTGGGCAGTGACTTGAGGTACTCCAGGTGCCTTCTAGCATCCTCCTGATTGTGTCTGACATAGTAAATTACATATGCGATCACCATGGTAAACCATCCAAACATGGTGACAAACATGGCTACATCTGTGGTCTTGTGGTGAAAGTTGCAGAAGTTGATCCCTGAGTCCAGCACCTGGATTACCGGTTTGCCTGCATATTCCTCCTGCACAGCCGTGTGGCAGATCACCTCATTCACTGTCTCTGGGTCCAGACGCAGCTCCCTCAGGACCTCCTGCAGCGTGCACTCGCAGTGCCACGGGTTGTTTGAGAAGCTGATTTTTGCTCGTAGACGGGCAAACGCCTCTTTAGGGACACTTTGAATGCGATTGTTTGATAGATCCACGAAAAGGAGGCTGTCAGAAACACCTTGAAACGCTCCAACGTCAACGGTTTCAATGTCATTGTTAGACAGGTCCAGCTCCTGAAGGTAGTGCAGGTCTTTGAAGGCGTGGTTTGGGATGTGGGTGATGTGGTTTGATGCCAAAAGTAGGACAACTGTATCTCTTGGAAGATCTGATGGAATCTTCTCCAAGCTGCGAGACATACATTGAACTACAGTCATGCCGCTCTTCTCTATACAATGACACATTGTGGGGCAAGCTTTCACTAGTGCACTCTCCATACATAATCCAAACAGCAAACCCCAGAGGAGGGAAAAGCCATGACAGAGAGGGGGCTTTCTGGGCTTCTCATGCCCCGCAAAGTTCTGCATATTCAGCAGCAACCTCCCTTAAGTCCTGTCAGGCAAAAGAAATCATAGTTTCACCTGTTCCTTTGCATTAAATGCTGATGAGTGCAGCTTCATTGGCTTTCAAAATTCCAAAATGATCCGTTTATTCATacaaacattcagatttatctTGAGAGAATCTTTCCAATTTAATTTGAGAGTTTCAGATAATCTTTctgtaaatatttcaaaagaggTCATCCAAAATCTGAGCTGCTCACTGAGCATATTCCAGCAGGGAACAATAATCCCAGGTTTATTTTCAGAACATTGTGAGCCTCAGAGAGTTAGGCATGCTGCAAGAAACACTGGAATCACCATGGCATGTCGTgccctgacaaaaaaaaagaaaaaagagttataacagaaaacacaataataGCTTCTAAGGACAGATTGAAATAGATGTATCCAATTCATCAAAGGACCCCTGCTGAGATAGGTCGTTTTTCAAGTGAACAAGCGATTGCTTTTTCTTCTTAAACTGAGCTGAGTAAATGCTGTTCCCACTAGGTTTACAAATGTATAATGTgattattgagaaaaatccatTGCACTTTAGCAAATCTCATAAACAAGCAGGGCAGCATTCTCTCATTAAATTAGGACAACATAATTCTGTTCTACATTGTTTAACACAAACGTTACATGCAATTATCCTCTGATACCAGTGCACAGTATGAATATCAATCTGATTCTTTATTATTCCAAAGGtggacaaagacagagaaaaacacacaacaaggaAAACAACTCATCATCTTTGACTCCAACAATGAAGAAAGCTTCTCTCTGCACATATCCCTCACTTCGAGGGCTGCTGTCTGTCATACAGATGCACATGGTAAGAATAGCTGCAGGCTTCAAATCGACTCTATCTGTCCTGCAGGAGGATCAACACTTAAGCACTGCGCACCCTCTGCTGGGCTCAGATGAACACAATATGATACCCACGCTGTGTTCGAGGTCACCCGCCCTCCGGAGCCCGTGTCTTCTTCTCATTTTGCACTTCTATTTGTCTAGCATAGGGAACACGTAGCTTGGagccatgcacacacatgaacacacacacacacacacacacacacacacacacacacacacacacacacacacacacacacacacacacacacacaactatgTACTGGCCTCCACGAGTCTTAAATAAGCCCCTCACGTCATCCTGAGCTCAGCATGAGGTGTGGACAAGATGTggcatctacacacacacaagggcgGTTCACACCCCTGAAGATATTTAAGACAGAATTGAATAAATAGACCTTTAATTCATTTGTTTTACGAGTATTGTACAGTACCGTCCTATTGGAGCATTATGTTATTATGTAAAACATATTTTGGAATTAGGTGACAGTTAGGCTCTTTAATTGGCAGCATTAACATAGCTATAGCGTTACGAGGTAATATGTTATATTAGCTGAATACATTTCACATATCACAAACTAAAAATAGTGCTGAATAAATATTTAGTATTCTTAAAATAGCAGTTAGACTTAGGCTAGACGGGAACACGTTCATTTTAACCTGGTTGCCTACTTCTAAATCTAAGGGGAATTAATAGTTTCATTCCCCTTTAGTATCCTTTTCCAGatctataaataaatgtaaatattacaTCGGCATGAACAGGTAGGCTATGAGTTTATGACCTAGACTAATTATTAAAGTGATACGTGATGAACTTACCATGAAAACAGGTGAATTAATGGTCACTGTATATGGTCTGTTTCCTGCCCTCACAAAAAGCTGACTTTTCCACCAAAGCGGAGAAAACGTTGGTACTCAGCTGATAAATGTTCCTGTGACATCCGTATCATCCTTCAGAGACAGTAGaacatcttaaaaaaacaaacaaagtgtaTTAAGCTCGCTGACTGTGTCCATGTCCTggtggaacaaaaaaaaaaaaatcaaagttccAAAGCAGCACGCGAGGAAGTTCATCCATCT is from Notolabrus celidotus isolate fNotCel1 chromosome 10, fNotCel1.pri, whole genome shotgun sequence and encodes:
- the lrrc3 gene encoding leucine-rich repeat-containing protein 3 is translated as MQNFAGHEKPRKPPLCHGFSLLWGLLFGLCMESALVKACPTMCHCIEKSGMTVVQCMSRSLEKIPSDLPRDTVVLLLASNHITHIPNHAFKDLHYLQELDLSNNDIETVDVGAFQGVSDSLLFVDLSNNRIQSVPKEAFARLRAKISFSNNPWHCECTLQEVLRELRLDPETVNEVICHTAVQEEYAGKPVIQVLDSGINFCNFHHKTTDVAMFVTMFGWFTMVIAYVIYYVRHNQEDARRHLEYLKSLPSSSQISKDFDTISTVL